The Bryobacteraceae bacterium genome includes a window with the following:
- a CDS encoding oxidoreductase: MESTRRTFLMSTAATAVLAQPSPNDRIRLGLIGCGGRGRDLLKMVVSSGENAAITAVCDVWRVNREAMAREVEMAFGQAPFQTTRYQEILARKDVDAVLIATPDFTHPKILADAVQAGKDAYVEKPFATTFEEARMAYDAVKRTDRVVQVGTQRRSEAKFMAAAEAIRKGVIGKVTRVSMEYHFFEPRWRRDYHMITAEDVDWEAFRFGGRIQGGFDPRKLREWQLFRDTTNGIPGLWMTHLIDLAAWYLNDPFPKGAMAMGGVYHWKDGRQTSDVFQAMLEYTDCLVTFAMSLTNSAGGRNLWFGIKGVLDAEANRVSGDGSRDPDRVMQPYTLPLPPEVESHMANFLRCMRTRATPRASVEAGYAHAVATCMAAVSLETGRRVGYDPVKRELT; this comes from the coding sequence ATGGAATCCACCCGCCGGACCTTTCTGATGAGCACGGCCGCGACGGCCGTTCTGGCTCAACCGTCTCCCAATGACCGCATCCGGCTTGGGCTGATCGGCTGCGGCGGCCGCGGGCGCGACCTGCTGAAGATGGTGGTCTCGTCGGGCGAGAACGCGGCGATCACGGCCGTGTGCGACGTGTGGCGCGTCAACCGGGAGGCGATGGCGCGCGAGGTGGAGATGGCGTTCGGCCAGGCGCCGTTCCAGACGACGCGGTATCAGGAGATTCTGGCGCGCAAGGACGTGGATGCGGTGCTGATCGCCACGCCGGATTTCACGCATCCGAAGATCCTGGCCGATGCCGTGCAGGCGGGCAAGGACGCCTACGTCGAGAAGCCGTTCGCGACGACGTTTGAAGAGGCGCGGATGGCGTACGACGCGGTGAAGCGGACGGACCGCGTGGTGCAGGTGGGGACGCAGCGGCGCAGCGAGGCGAAGTTCATGGCCGCAGCCGAGGCCATCCGGAAGGGCGTGATCGGCAAGGTGACGCGGGTGTCGATGGAGTATCACTTCTTCGAGCCGCGCTGGCGGCGCGATTACCACATGATTACGGCGGAAGACGTCGACTGGGAGGCGTTCCGGTTCGGCGGGCGCATCCAGGGCGGGTTCGATCCGCGCAAGCTGCGGGAGTGGCAGCTGTTCCGCGACACCACGAACGGCATTCCGGGCTTGTGGATGACGCATCTGATCGACCTAGCGGCGTGGTATCTGAACGATCCGTTTCCGAAGGGCGCCATGGCGATGGGCGGCGTGTATCACTGGAAAGACGGGCGGCAGACGAGCGATGTTTTCCAGGCGATGCTCGAGTACACGGACTGCCTGGTGACGTTCGCCATGAGCCTGACGAATTCGGCGGGCGGGCGGAACCTGTGGTTCGGGATCAAGGGCGTGCTGGACGCCGAGGCGAACCGCGTTTCCGGCGACGGGAGCCGCGATCCGGACCGGGTGATGCAGCCCTACACGCTGCCGCTGCCGCCGGAGGTCGAGTCGCACATGGCGAACTTCCTGCGCTGCATGCGCACGCGGGCGACGCCGCGGGCGAGCGTCGAGGCGGGCTATGCGCACGCCGTGGCGACGTGCATGGCGGCGGTGTCGCTGGAGACGGGGCGCCGCGTGGGCTACGACCCGGTGAAGCGGGAGCTGACATGA
- a CDS encoding mandelate racemase, whose protein sequence is MTRREFLAAPAMLVQKGAPAVRSIEALPVRYPVTGYFRFFTKPERPAVFVKITCEDGTTGWGQSVPIPTWSYETLESVTGTIRQYLAPVLIGLNATDIAEAHRRMNRAIAPSFSTGMPIAKSGIDMALHDIAGKLAGKNIADLWQRKPIGKITLSWTVNVRSMGEAEELLEAGRKQGYRHFNIKVAPDPKFDVELARRVRRFAPECFLWADANGGYNLATALDVLPKLRDAGVDVMEQPLPPNRLSGLRELKKQGALPLLLDEGVVSVADLEEFHKLGLMDGVAMKPARTAGLWDGRQQVEYLERHGLMFLGSGLTDPDVSLAASLALYAAYGLKYPAALNGLQFLAGSWLKTPFRLEDGALRAPRGPGLGVEVDEEKLRRDSQG, encoded by the coding sequence ATGACGCGGCGGGAGTTTCTGGCGGCTCCGGCGATGCTCGTGCAGAAAGGCGCGCCGGCGGTGCGCTCGATCGAGGCGCTGCCGGTGCGGTATCCGGTGACGGGCTATTTCCGCTTCTTCACGAAGCCGGAGCGTCCGGCGGTGTTCGTCAAGATCACCTGCGAAGACGGCACGACGGGCTGGGGTCAGAGCGTGCCGATTCCGACGTGGAGCTACGAGACGCTGGAGTCGGTGACGGGCACGATCCGGCAGTATCTGGCGCCGGTGCTGATCGGGCTGAACGCGACCGACATCGCCGAAGCGCACCGGCGCATGAACCGCGCCATCGCGCCGTCGTTTTCGACGGGCATGCCGATTGCGAAATCCGGCATCGACATGGCGCTGCACGACATCGCGGGGAAGCTGGCGGGGAAGAACATCGCCGACCTGTGGCAGCGGAAGCCGATCGGGAAGATCACGCTGAGCTGGACGGTGAACGTGCGCTCGATGGGGGAGGCGGAAGAGCTGCTGGAAGCGGGGCGCAAACAGGGCTACCGGCATTTCAACATCAAGGTGGCGCCGGATCCGAAGTTCGATGTCGAGCTGGCGCGCCGCGTGCGGAGGTTCGCGCCGGAGTGCTTCCTGTGGGCGGACGCCAACGGCGGCTACAATCTGGCGACGGCGCTGGACGTGCTGCCGAAGCTGCGCGACGCGGGCGTCGACGTGATGGAGCAGCCGCTGCCGCCGAACCGGCTCTCCGGGCTGCGCGAGCTGAAGAAGCAGGGGGCGCTGCCGCTGCTGCTGGACGAGGGCGTGGTGAGCGTGGCGGACCTGGAGGAGTTTCACAAGCTGGGGCTGATGGACGGCGTGGCGATGAAGCCGGCGCGCACGGCGGGGCTGTGGGACGGGCGGCAGCAGGTGGAGTATCTGGAGCGGCACGGGCTCATGTTCCTGGGCAGCGGGCTGACGGACCCGGACGTCAGCCTGGCGGCGTCGCTGGCGCTTTACGCCGCGTACGGGCTGAAATATCCTGCGGCGCTGAACGGGCTGCAGTTCCTTGCCGGATCGTGGCTGAAGACGCCGTTCCGGCTGGAGGACGGCGCGCTGCGCGCGCCGCGCGGACCGGGGCTGGGAGTGGAAGTGGACGAGGAGAAGCTCCGCCGTGATTCGCAAGGTTAG